AGGATTTCAACAAGGTAGTGGAACTTGATCCGACCTACACCATGGCTTATTTTAATCGTGCGGTAGTACGCTACAAGCAGTTGGTTTATAATATGTCGCAGGCGACTACTACCGATGATCTGGCTATGTCGATGGGTAGCATGAACTTCAAGATGGGACAGAGTGCTGCACCGAAATCTCCTGTATCCGATCCGACCTCTGCCGAGGTAAAAGATAAGAAGAGAGCTTACGAGCATGAAATGATTACACGCGATTACGATATGGTTATTCGTCTGAATCCGGGTTTTGTATACGCCTATTTCAACCGTGGAAACCTGCGTTGTGTACAGCGTGATTTCCGGGCTGCCATACAGGATTATGACGAGGCTATCAAGCGTGATCCCGATTTCGCGGAAGCCTATTTCAACCGCGGACTGGCCCGCTTGTCTTTGGGAGATGCCAACCAAGGTATTGCCGACTTGAGTAAAGCCGGTGAGCTGGGCATTATTAATGCCTATAGTATCATCAAACGTATGACAAGCAATTGATATAAATCAGATTTTTAGAATCAAAACAGGTATGTTTTCCAACAAAACATGCCTGTTTTGGGTTTAAAGCATATATCTTTTAGGTTAAAAATATCATTTTACGAAAAAGAATGCTAAATTTGCATCCTAATTATAAAGAATTATAGAGAACAGATTATGATAAAGATTACATTTCCGGATAATTCCGTAAGAGAATACGCTGAAGGAACTACTGCCATGCAGATCGCAGAAAGTATCAGTTCCCGTTTAGCTCAGGAAGTTTTGGCCGCAAGTGTGAACGGAGAAACATGGGACCTGTCTCGTCCTATTATGCAGGATTCATCAGTGAAACTGCTGAAGTGGGATGACGAAGAAGGTAAGCATGCATTCTGGCACTCAAGTGCCCACCTGATGGCAGAGGCCCTGCAGGAACTTTATCCAGGTATCAAGTTCGGTATCGGTCCGGCTATCGAAAATGGATTCTACTATGACGTAGATCCGGGTGAAGCTACAATCAAAGAAGGCGACTTTGCTGCTATTGAAGCAAAAATGCTTGAACTGGTAGCCAGAAAAGAAGAAATCAAACGTCAGGATATTTCCAAGGCTGATGCCCTGAAAATGTTCGGTGACAGAGGTGAAGAATATAAAACTGAGTTGATCAGTGAATTGGAAGATGGTAAGATTACCACTTATACACAGGGCTCTTTTACCGATCTGTGCCGTGGTCCTCACTTGCCTAACACATCCTATCTGAAAGCTGTTAAGATTCTGAGCGTAGCCGGTGCTTACTGGCGTGGCGATGAAAAACGTAAACAGCTGGTTCGTTTGTATGGTATCACTTTCCCGAAAAAGAAAATGCTGGATGAATACCTGGCATTGATGGAAGAAGCTAAAAAACGTGACCACCGTAAGATCGGTAAAGAATTGGAATTGTTTACATTCTCTACTGCAGTAGGAGCAGGTCTGCCTTTATGGTTGCCTCGCGGTACTCAGTTGCGTCTGAAATTGGAAGATTTCCTGAAACGTATCCAGAAGAAATACGGTTATCAGCAGGTGATGACTCCGCACATCGGAGGAAAACAGTTGTATGTAACTTCCGGTCACTATGCAAAATACGGTAAGGATTCATTCCAGCCGATCCATACTCCGCAGGAAGGCGAAGAATTTCTGTTGAAACCGATGAACTGTCCTCACCACTGTGAGATCTTCAAGTCGTTCCCGCGTTCATACAAAGACCTGCCTTTGCGTTTTGCTGAGTTCGGAACAGTATATCGTTACGAACAGAGCGGTGAGTTGCACGGTTTGACAAGGGTTCGTGGTTTTACCCAGGATGATGCTCACCTGTTCTGTCGTCCGGATCAGTTGAAAGACGAATTCCTGAAGGTAATGGATATTATCTTTATCATCTTTAAGGCGTTGGATTTCGAAAACTTCGAAGCACAGATTTCCTTGCGTGATAAAGTAAACAGAGATAAATATATCGGTTCGGAAGAAAACTGGGAAAAAGCAGAAACAGCGATCATTGAAGCTTGTCAGGAAAAAGGCCTGAAGGCGAAGATCGAATATGGTGAAGCAGCTTTCTATGGTCCGAAGCTCGACTTTATGGTGAAAGATGCGATCGGTCGCCGTTGGCAGCTGGGAACTATCCAGGTAGACTATAACCTGCCGGAACGTTTCGAACTGGAATATACGGGCGAAGACAACAAAAAGCATCGTCCTGTAATGATCCATCGTGCACCATTCGGTTCAATGGAACGTTTCGTAGCTGTATTGATCGAACATACAGGCGGTAAGTTCCCGCTGTGGCTGACTCCGGATCAGGTATGTATTATGCCTATCAGTGAAAAATTCAATGAGTATGCCTGGGATATCGCCCGTCAATTGGAAGAACAGGATATTCGTGTGCTGGTAGACGACAGAAACGAGAAAATTGGTCGTAAAATTCGTGATAACGAGTTGAAACGCATTCCTTATATGCTCATCGTCGGAGAAAAAGAAGCAGAAAATAATGAAGTTTCTGTAAGAAAACAGGGCGAAGGTGATAAAGGTTCGATGAAAATTGCTACCTTTGCAGCGCTTTTGAACGATGAAGTAGAGGACATGATGAATCGTTGGCAAAAAAGTAATAAATAAATAACTAATAACGAGGAGAATAAATCTTTTTGAATGAAGAATGACAATCTGAAAGAACAGTATAGAATCAACGAACGTATTCGTGTTCGTGAAGTTCGTCTAGTAGGTGACAATGTAGAACAGGGCGTATACCCGACATCGCAGGCTTTAAAAATAGCTGAAGATTTGGGACTGGACCTGGTTGAGATTTCACCCAATGCTGCGCCCCCCGTTTGTAGAGTAACCGATTACCAGAAATTCCTCTATCAGCAGAAGAAAAGACAGAAAGAGCAGAAAGCGAAGTCAGTTAAGGTTGTAGTGAAGGAGATTCGTTTCGGACCTCAGACTGACGATCATGATTATAACTTTAAACTGAAGCATGCCAAAGGATTTTTGGAAGAAGGTTCTAAGGTGAAAGCCTATGTGTTCTTTAAAGGACGCTCGATCCTTTTCAAGGAGCAGGGGGAAGTATTGTTACTTCGTTTTGCCAATGATTTGGAAGACTACGGTAAAGTAGAACAATTGCCGGTATTGGAAGGTAAACGCATGATCATCATGCTGACACCGAAAAAGGCCGGAGCTCCTGCTGCCGCTCCGAAACCAGCAGCTTCCGGTGAGCCTGCAAAGCCTGTGGTTAAGAAAGTTATAACTTTGAAGCCGAGAAATGAATCCGGCGCAGAAGGAAACAAAGAATAAAAAAACCGCCCGTTAGAGGGTGTCAAGTTTAATAATTAAAACAAAATTGGAAAATGCCTAAGATGAAGACTAATTCCGGTGCCAAAAAGAGGTTCGCCCTTACCGGAACAGGAAAGATCAAAAGAAAACACGCTTTTAAAAGTCATATTTTGACTAAGAAGACTAAAAAAGCTAAGAGAAACCTTACTCACACTGGCCTTGTTGCTTCTGTAGATGTAAACACTGTTAAGCTAATGCTTGGCATGAAGTAATCTTCTTAAATTAAGCGAGTTTTACAAAGATTTTTATTAACCGAATGTATTTAGCAAGTAAGATCATCTAAAGGATGACGCTAACATTCAAAACAGATTAGAATTATGCCTAGATCAGTAAATCATGTTGCTTCAAGAGCAAAAAGAAAACGGATTTTAAAACTTACCAGAGGTTATTATGGTGCACGTAAGAATGTGTGGACCGTAGCTAAAAATACCTGGGAAAAAGGTTTGACTTATGCATTCCGTGACCGTCGTAACAAGAAACGTAACTTCCGCGCATTGTGGATCCAGCGTATCAATGCTGCCGCTCGTCTGGAAGGTATGTCTTACTCACGTTTGATGGGCGCTTTGCATGCTGCAGGTATCGAGATCAACCGTAAAGTGTTGGCAGACCTGGCTGTAAACCATCCGGAAGCTTTCAAAGCAATCGTAGCGAAAGTAAAGTAAATTGATATATAAATGTCAATAGGAGAAGGGTCCCGATATCGGGACCCTTTTTTTGTTAGCTTTTTACAATTCATACCTTCTGAAACACTGACACTTCACTTTTTTATTCATTATTTAAGGGGAAAATATTGACATTTTGTTTGGAAGATTCAAAGGCTTTACATATCTTTGTAATAAGAAAAATGAGTTAGCCGCACTTGTTCGATTGGGAAACTCATCAGTTTATTTTAATTCCGAGACATAGCTCTTGTCGCCAATGGCGGGCCGCACCCTTCGGGGCATGCATCGCACAGCGGATTACAAAGGTGGCAAAGCACTCAAATCCTGTCATACGGAGTTTGTTCATATCTACGGTGCGGCTTTCTTCTCATATAAAGGGAAAATCTCTTACAGGATTTTCCCTTTTTTTTGTATATTTACCGCACCAAGAATAAATACACAAAAAAATAAAGTATGATGTTATTGCCAAAACAATCGCGCATGACGATGGCGGGTCTTACCATTGCATGTTCTTTGTTCCTTGCGGCTTGCGCTCCGAAGGAAACAGTGCAGTTGAATGTAATCCCTTTGCCGGCACAGCTTGCTGCGTCAGGTGGTTTTTTCAAAGTTGACAGTGCAGCAGTCTTCTCTGCGGAAAAACCTGCAAATGTTCATTTTACCGTGGACCAATCCATAGGCGGAAATCTGGAAGGATACCAGCTTACAGTATCTGACAAAGGTATCGACCTGAAAGCGGCTACCGAAACAGGACTCTTTTACGGAGAACAAACTCTCCGCCAGTTATTTACCCCCCAGGGCATTCCTTATGTTTCCATACAGGACGAACCTCGTCTCAAGTATCGCGGATTACATTTGGACGTATCCCGCCATTTCTTCCCGAAAGAAGAAGTATTCAAGTTGCTGGATGTGATGTCCTTTTACAAGCTCAATAACCTGCATATGCATCTTACGGATGCCGGTGGCTGGCGTATCCGGATGGATAAATATCCCAGGCTGACGACAGAGACTGCTTTCCGAACGGAATCCGACTGGCGGAAATGGTGGGACGGAAAAGACCGTAAATACCTTCCCGAGGGGACTGAGGGAGCTTATGGCGGCTACTATACCAAGGATGATGTACGCGAGATCGTTGCTTACGCAGCCTCTAAACATATAAATGTAATACCTGAGATCGAATTTCCCGGTCATTCCGAAGAAGTGCTGTTCGCTTATCCGGAGTTAAGCTGTTCCGGTCAACCTTATAAGAATGGCGATTTTTGTATCGGCAATCCGAAGTCATTTATCTTTATGGAAGATGTGCTGGATGAAGTGATCGAACTTTTCCCCTCCGAATATATCCATGTAGGAGGTGATGAAGCAGGTAAAGGAGCCTGGAAAACCTGTCCTAAATGCCAGGCTTTGATGAAAAAGAACGGCATGAAGAGTGTGGATGAGCTGCAGAGCTATATGATACATAAGGCAGAAGAACATCTGATCTCCAAAGGCCGTAAGCTGATCGGCTGGGACGAGATACTGGAAGGTGGTCTTGCTCCGGAAGCGACCGTTATGTCCTGGCGGGGTGAAAGCGGTGGAATCAAATCGGCCCGTATGGGACATGATGTCGTGATGACACCGGGTAATTATATGTATTTGGACTTTTATCAGGCTGACCCGAAAACACAGCCTTATGCTATAGGCGGCTATACTCCGATCAAGAAAGTATATAGCTACAATCCTGTTCCGGTCGATTCGCTGACTGCAGAGGAAAGCCGGCACATTATGGGTGTACAGGCCAACACCTGGACAGAATACATCACCAATGAGAAACATCTGGAATATATGATGTTCCCCCGTGCACTAGCTGTTGCCGAGATAGGCTGGACTCCCCAGGAGAAACGCGAATGGAATGACTTCAAACCGCGTATGAATGCTCATATTTCGAAATTGCAACAGATGGGTATCAACACCTTTACCCTTTCTGACGAACTGGAAGTGACCATGTCTGTCGATACGGTCAATAAACAGATCGAAGTATTCCTGGATGCCGAGAAATATCCGGCAGAGATCCGCTATACGACAGACGGTACGGTTCCGACTGCTTCTTCTGCTCTTTATGACGGTATGATTTTGGTGAAAGACTCTGCAGATGTCAAGGCTGCTATCTTCCGCAACGGCGAGTTGCAGGGAACCCCGACAGAAAAGAAAGTCGACTATCACCGCGCGATCAATAAGCCTATACATTATAATAGTAAGTTATATTCCGGTTATATGGCAGGAGGTATGAATGCCTTGATCGACGGATACCGTGGCGGACTGACTTATCTGGATGGCCGCTGGCAGGGATACTTGAACGACCTCGACTGTGTGATCGATATGGAGGAAGTGACCGATATCCGCAAAGTATCCGCCCGCTTCATGCAATTGATCGGTCCGGGTGTTTACCAACCGGCAAGTGTCGAGCTGCTGACTTCCGAAGACGGAACGAACTTCACTTCCAGGGGAATTATCCCGACAACCATTTCCAACAAGGATTCCGACCTCTCTTTCCAGGAATATACCTTCCTGGGAGACTGGAAAGCCCGTTACGTCCGCCTGAAAGCCGACGAAGCCAACAAAGGATTTATCTTTGTGGATGAAATCGTTGTCTGGTAAGTTTGTATTCTCATTGGCATATTGGCACATTTTCAAATTAGCATATTATTAATTAATTAAATAAATCGAGAATGAAGAAGCAAGTAATGAGCCTCCTGCTGTGTGGTAGCCTGATGGCGGCAGCGCAACAGCCGGTAGATTATGTAAACCCGTTTATCGGGACCAGCAACTACGGGACGACCAATCCCGGAGCTATCTGTCCCCAGGGTATGATGAGTGTCACGCCGTTCAATGTGATGGGATCGGAGAGTAACCGTTTCGATAAAGACAGCCAGTGGTGGTCCACTCCATACTCTTCCGACAATGATTTCATGACAGGGTTTGCCCATGTCAATTTGAGCGGTGTCGGTTGTCCTGAACTGGGCAGTCTTCTGCTGATGCCTACAGCAGGCGATCTGAAGGTCGATTACCGTGAGTATGGCAGTAAGTATAAAGACGAAGTAGCCCATCCGGGTTATTACAGCAATGTCCTGACAAAATATAATATCAAGACAGAAGCGACAGCCACTATGCGTACTGGCCTTAGCCGTTTCACTTTCCCGAAAGGTCAGGGCAATATCCTCCTGAACCTGGGTGAAGGATTGACCAACGAAACCGGTGCGACTGTCCGTATCGTCAACGAAACCGAGATTGAAGGAAGCAAGTTGCTGGGCACTTTCTGCTATAATCCGCAGGCGGTATTCCCGATCTATTTCGTTATGAAAGTCAGCAAAGCCCCCAAGTCGATGGGATACTGGAAGAAACAGCGTGAGATGAAAGGCGTGGAAGCCGAATGGGATATTTATTCCGGTAAATATAAATTGTATACCAAGTATAATCGTGACATGAGCGGTGATGATATCGGTGTATGGTTTACCTACGATACGGAAGAAAACGAAGTCATCGAAGTGAAGATGGGTGTTTCTTTCGTCAGCATCGAAAATGCCCGCCTGAACATGAACACGGAACAGCCGGACTTCAACTTCGATAAAGTCAAAGCGGCAGCCAGCAATATGTGGAACAGCGATCTGTCCCGCGTAAAGGTAGAAGGTGGCTCCAAAGACGATAAAACGATCTTCTATACAGCTTTGTATCACCTGTTGATCCATCCGAACATTATCCAGGACGTAAACGGAGAATATCCGATGATGGAAAGTCTGAAAGTAGGTCATACGACAGGCAACCGTTACACGGTGTTCTCCTTGTGGGATACCTACCGTAACGTAAGTACCCTGATGACTCTTCTTTTCCCCGAACGCCAGCTCGACATTATCCGTACGATGGTCGATATGTATAAGGAAAGCGGATGGCTGCCCAAGTGGGAGCTTTACGGACGTGAGACCCTCACGATGGAAGGCGATCCTTCTATACCTTATATAGTGGATGCCTGGATGCGCGGTCTTCGTGATTTCGACGTTGAAACTGCTTACGAAGCGATGCGTAAAGGAGCTACGACTCCGGGTGAGTTCAATCTGCTTCGTCCGGACAATAACGATTATATGAGCAAGGGCTATGTTCCTCTGCGTGAACAATACGACAATTCGGTATCTCATGCCCTGGAATATTATATCGCCGACTGGAACCTTTCCCAGTTTGCCAAAGCTTTAGGAAAGAAAGAAGATGCCAAACTTTTCTATGACCGTTCGATGGGATATAAGAACTATTACAGCAAAGAGTTCGGAACCCTTCGTCCGCTTTTGCCTGACGGTACATTCTATTCTCCGTTCAACCCGAAACAGGGAGAGAACTTCGAACCGAATCCTGGTTTCCATGAAGGAAGTGCCTGGAACTATACATTCTATGTTCCTCACGATATCCCTGGCCTGGTTAAGCTGATGGGTGGTCAGAAGAAGTTTGTCGATAAACTGCAGATGGTGTTCGACGAAGGCCACTACGATATGGCTAACGAACCGGATATCGCTTATCCTTATCTGTTCAGCTACTTCAAAGGCGAAGCATGGCGTACCCAGAAAACAGTCCGCGAACTGTTAAACAAGTATTATCACAATGCACCGAATGGTCTTCCCGGCAATGACGATACCGGAACAATGTCTACCTGGGCTGTATTCTCCATGATGGGATTCTATCCTGCTTGTCCGGGAGATATGGACTATGTACTAACTTCACCGACCTTCAACAAGGTAACCATCGATTTGAATAAGAAATTCTATCCCAAAGGTGAGTTGGTAATCGAATCTATGCACCAGACACCGGAAGACATCTACATCAAAGATGTGACTGCCGACGGAAAGAAACTGAAAGGTTACACCATTTCACAGGAAGAGCTGGTAAATGCCGGAACGTTGAAATTTACATTGGAAGATACACATAAATAAAAGATAGCTATTTTTTAGAAGAAAGCCCTGGGGAGTAATAATGCTTCTCAGGGCTTTTTTGTATTGAAAAAACTATGTTGTATATAAATATAGAGGGTTGAAATGTTTCAAAATGTAAATATTTTAAGGTTTTGAAAAGCCCTAAAATTCAAAATGACTAGAAAAAACGTTCCTTTTTTCTAGTCATTTTTTTTGTGCTGCAAATGTAATCGATATTTGTTGAAATACAAAGCATTTCGGTAATTTTATCTATTTGTTATTCAATGTTTTAATCTACTTTTTTCAAGATACCGCATCAATCATGGGTTAACAAAAATTCACCAAACAAAAATGACTAGAAAAAAGGAACGTTTTTTTTAGTCATTCCAATAACCTTTAAGTATAAGTTATTCAGATGTTTATGTAGGTTGGCCGTTTGGGACTGACGAACTTTTTTACATAATACCCCTAATTTACAACTTATGATTATCAATGATTTTGCACTAGTATTGTCGCGAGTTAAATTTTTTAACCGTTGGATTGTCTTATTTATTGATTTATTTCTGTCAATACTGGCTACTTCGACCTCTCTGTCGTTCTTGTGGTATATCCTGGGAACAAAGCTTGTAGACGAATCCATTTTCCACATATTATTTATATCCTTTTGTGCCAGTCTGTGCAGTTTCTACCTATGCCGGACCTATAAAGGTGTGATCCGTCATTCCGCATTTACGGAAGCCGGTCGCCTGGCATTATCCTCTTTAATAAAGATACTCTTCATTGTTGTTTTAGTCTATATGACTACAACGCTTCAATCTCCCCGTGAATTGGCGTTAGGAGCCGTAGTCGATTTATTTCTGACA
This is a stretch of genomic DNA from Parabacteroides chongii. It encodes these proteins:
- the thrS gene encoding threonine--tRNA ligase, which produces MIKITFPDNSVREYAEGTTAMQIAESISSRLAQEVLAASVNGETWDLSRPIMQDSSVKLLKWDDEEGKHAFWHSSAHLMAEALQELYPGIKFGIGPAIENGFYYDVDPGEATIKEGDFAAIEAKMLELVARKEEIKRQDISKADALKMFGDRGEEYKTELISELEDGKITTYTQGSFTDLCRGPHLPNTSYLKAVKILSVAGAYWRGDEKRKQLVRLYGITFPKKKMLDEYLALMEEAKKRDHRKIGKELELFTFSTAVGAGLPLWLPRGTQLRLKLEDFLKRIQKKYGYQQVMTPHIGGKQLYVTSGHYAKYGKDSFQPIHTPQEGEEFLLKPMNCPHHCEIFKSFPRSYKDLPLRFAEFGTVYRYEQSGELHGLTRVRGFTQDDAHLFCRPDQLKDEFLKVMDIIFIIFKALDFENFEAQISLRDKVNRDKYIGSEENWEKAETAIIEACQEKGLKAKIEYGEAAFYGPKLDFMVKDAIGRRWQLGTIQVDYNLPERFELEYTGEDNKKHRPVMIHRAPFGSMERFVAVLIEHTGGKFPLWLTPDQVCIMPISEKFNEYAWDIARQLEEQDIRVLVDDRNEKIGRKIRDNELKRIPYMLIVGEKEAENNEVSVRKQGEGDKGSMKIATFAALLNDEVEDMMNRWQKSNK
- the infC gene encoding translation initiation factor IF-3, encoding MKNDNLKEQYRINERIRVREVRLVGDNVEQGVYPTSQALKIAEDLGLDLVEISPNAAPPVCRVTDYQKFLYQQKKRQKEQKAKSVKVVVKEIRFGPQTDDHDYNFKLKHAKGFLEEGSKVKAYVFFKGRSILFKEQGEVLLLRFANDLEDYGKVEQLPVLEGKRMIIMLTPKKAGAPAAAPKPAASGEPAKPVVKKVITLKPRNESGAEGNKE
- the rpmI gene encoding 50S ribosomal protein L35 encodes the protein MPKMKTNSGAKKRFALTGTGKIKRKHAFKSHILTKKTKKAKRNLTHTGLVASVDVNTVKLMLGMK
- the rplT gene encoding 50S ribosomal protein L20 encodes the protein MPRSVNHVASRAKRKRILKLTRGYYGARKNVWTVAKNTWEKGLTYAFRDRRNKKRNFRALWIQRINAAARLEGMSYSRLMGALHAAGIEINRKVLADLAVNHPEAFKAIVAKVK
- a CDS encoding beta-N-acetylhexosaminidase, with the translated sequence MLLPKQSRMTMAGLTIACSLFLAACAPKETVQLNVIPLPAQLAASGGFFKVDSAAVFSAEKPANVHFTVDQSIGGNLEGYQLTVSDKGIDLKAATETGLFYGEQTLRQLFTPQGIPYVSIQDEPRLKYRGLHLDVSRHFFPKEEVFKLLDVMSFYKLNNLHMHLTDAGGWRIRMDKYPRLTTETAFRTESDWRKWWDGKDRKYLPEGTEGAYGGYYTKDDVREIVAYAASKHINVIPEIEFPGHSEEVLFAYPELSCSGQPYKNGDFCIGNPKSFIFMEDVLDEVIELFPSEYIHVGGDEAGKGAWKTCPKCQALMKKNGMKSVDELQSYMIHKAEEHLISKGRKLIGWDEILEGGLAPEATVMSWRGESGGIKSARMGHDVVMTPGNYMYLDFYQADPKTQPYAIGGYTPIKKVYSYNPVPVDSLTAEESRHIMGVQANTWTEYITNEKHLEYMMFPRALAVAEIGWTPQEKREWNDFKPRMNAHISKLQQMGINTFTLSDELEVTMSVDTVNKQIEVFLDAEKYPAEIRYTTDGTVPTASSALYDGMILVKDSADVKAAIFRNGELQGTPTEKKVDYHRAINKPIHYNSKLYSGYMAGGMNALIDGYRGGLTYLDGRWQGYLNDLDCVIDMEEVTDIRKVSARFMQLIGPGVYQPASVELLTSEDGTNFTSRGIIPTTISNKDSDLSFQEYTFLGDWKARYVRLKADEANKGFIFVDEIVVW
- a CDS encoding GH92 family glycosyl hydrolase, giving the protein MKKQVMSLLLCGSLMAAAQQPVDYVNPFIGTSNYGTTNPGAICPQGMMSVTPFNVMGSESNRFDKDSQWWSTPYSSDNDFMTGFAHVNLSGVGCPELGSLLLMPTAGDLKVDYREYGSKYKDEVAHPGYYSNVLTKYNIKTEATATMRTGLSRFTFPKGQGNILLNLGEGLTNETGATVRIVNETEIEGSKLLGTFCYNPQAVFPIYFVMKVSKAPKSMGYWKKQREMKGVEAEWDIYSGKYKLYTKYNRDMSGDDIGVWFTYDTEENEVIEVKMGVSFVSIENARLNMNTEQPDFNFDKVKAAASNMWNSDLSRVKVEGGSKDDKTIFYTALYHLLIHPNIIQDVNGEYPMMESLKVGHTTGNRYTVFSLWDTYRNVSTLMTLLFPERQLDIIRTMVDMYKESGWLPKWELYGRETLTMEGDPSIPYIVDAWMRGLRDFDVETAYEAMRKGATTPGEFNLLRPDNNDYMSKGYVPLREQYDNSVSHALEYYIADWNLSQFAKALGKKEDAKLFYDRSMGYKNYYSKEFGTLRPLLPDGTFYSPFNPKQGENFEPNPGFHEGSAWNYTFYVPHDIPGLVKLMGGQKKFVDKLQMVFDEGHYDMANEPDIAYPYLFSYFKGEAWRTQKTVRELLNKYYHNAPNGLPGNDDTGTMSTWAVFSMMGFYPACPGDMDYVLTSPTFNKVTIDLNKKFYPKGELVIESMHQTPEDIYIKDVTADGKKLKGYTISQEELVNAGTLKFTLEDTHK